One genomic segment of Synechocystis sp. LKSZ1 includes these proteins:
- the corA gene encoding magnesium/cobalt transporter CorA, with product MISWKKSPFDDFMTNSVTSLNNEEIDLFDYYYNQPGSAPGTVQIAPDAYPTEISVIDYGAEHLHRAHRLSPKECLAFSQGEDSVTWIDVQGLGSEPLLRELADCFHLPPLILEDIVNVPQRPKIEYHEDFLLIIAQMVIAKPGDGFWIEQISFVLGKNYLITLQEEPLRDPFEPVRHRLAKGIGPIRRLNADYLCYALLDAIIDNFFPVLELYGDRLEKLETEAVTHPDETTLNGIYEVRRELLALRRTIWPQREIFNTLIRDNAVLISPTVINYFRDCYDHTIQIIDVIETYRELASSLMDVYLSAMSQKMNEIMKVLTIISTVFIPLTFIAGIYGMNFNTEKSPFNMPELNWYWGYALCLTVMLIIAASLLLIFWKRGWFRRQPLGLRSRQTRG from the coding sequence ATGATTTCATGGAAAAAATCTCCCTTTGATGACTTTATGACCAATTCTGTAACTTCTCTGAATAACGAAGAAATTGACCTTTTTGATTATTACTATAATCAACCTGGTAGTGCCCCCGGCACGGTACAGATTGCTCCCGATGCCTATCCCACCGAGATTTCGGTGATTGACTACGGTGCTGAGCACCTCCATCGTGCCCATCGTTTATCCCCGAAGGAATGTCTAGCCTTCAGCCAGGGAGAAGATTCGGTTACGTGGATTGATGTCCAGGGCCTGGGGAGCGAACCTTTGCTCCGGGAGTTAGCCGATTGTTTCCATTTACCCCCCCTGATTTTAGAGGATATTGTTAATGTTCCTCAGCGGCCTAAGATTGAGTACCACGAAGATTTTTTATTAATCATTGCCCAAATGGTAATCGCCAAGCCGGGGGATGGCTTTTGGATTGAACAAATCAGCTTTGTGTTAGGCAAGAACTATCTGATTACGCTTCAAGAAGAACCCCTCAGGGATCCTTTTGAGCCGGTACGTCATCGTCTAGCTAAAGGGATTGGGCCCATTCGTCGCCTCAATGCGGACTATCTTTGCTACGCTCTGCTGGATGCCATTATTGATAATTTTTTCCCCGTTTTAGAACTGTACGGTGATCGTTTAGAAAAACTAGAAACGGAAGCCGTCACCCATCCCGATGAAACCACTCTCAACGGGATCTATGAAGTTCGTCGAGAATTATTGGCCCTGCGGCGTACCATCTGGCCCCAACGGGAGATTTTTAATACCTTGATTCGAGATAATGCCGTATTAATTTCCCCAACGGTGATTAATTATTTTCGGGATTGCTACGATCACACGATCCAGATTATTGATGTGATTGAAACCTATCGTGAGCTGGCCTCTAGCCTGATGGATGTTTATCTCTCGGCAATGAGCCAGAAAATGAATGAGATTATGAAGGTTTTGACGATTATTTCCACCGTTTTTATTCCCCTAACCTTTATTGCCGGTATCTACGGGATGAATTTTAATACGGAAAAATCTCCCTTCAATATGCCGGAGTTGAATTGGTATTGGGGTTACGCGTTGTGTTTAACGGTAATGCTGATCATTGCGGCCAGCCTATTACTCATCTTCTGGAAACGAGGCTGGTTTCGGCGTCAGCCCTTGGGCCTCAGGAGCCGGCAGACCAGGGGGTAA
- a CDS encoding ROK family protein, producing MNQAQVMGIDLGGTAIKLGRFLADGTCLASFSVPTPQPAFPEAVLQALIPAIQRLKTEHCQALGVGMPGPTDASRRLAKLAINLPQWHNVPLADWLETAIGLPVVLENDANCAGLGEAWLGAGRHFQDFILLTLGTGVGGAIFLGGNLFVGRHGAAGELGLLSIDYRGPDCHSGNRGSLEQHVSAQAIQRETGKNGAELAQLAAKGIPEALAYWERYGQLLGVGLANLLYVLTPQAVILGGGISASADYFLPALTAEIQDRVLAPTREDLTIVVAELGNRAGMLGAARLAWQSIGKG from the coding sequence ATGAACCAGGCCCAAGTGATGGGTATTGACCTCGGCGGTACTGCCATTAAGCTCGGTCGTTTTTTAGCTGATGGCACCTGTCTCGCGTCCTTTTCAGTTCCCACGCCCCAACCCGCTTTTCCCGAAGCGGTTCTCCAGGCCTTAATTCCAGCAATTCAGCGACTGAAAACCGAGCATTGCCAGGCCCTGGGAGTGGGGATGCCAGGGCCAACCGATGCGTCTAGACGGTTAGCCAAATTGGCCATTAACCTTCCGCAATGGCACAATGTGCCCCTGGCCGATTGGTTAGAGACCGCTATTGGCCTGCCGGTCGTATTGGAAAATGATGCCAATTGTGCGGGGTTGGGGGAGGCCTGGCTGGGGGCCGGCCGTCACTTTCAAGATTTTATTCTCCTCACCTTGGGGACGGGGGTGGGCGGGGCCATTTTTCTGGGCGGCAATTTATTTGTTGGTCGCCACGGAGCCGCCGGGGAATTGGGCCTGCTGAGTATTGATTATCGCGGGCCGGATTGTCATAGTGGCAATCGGGGTTCCCTGGAACAGCACGTCTCCGCCCAGGCCATCCAGCGAGAAACCGGCAAAAATGGAGCCGAATTGGCCCAATTAGCGGCTAAGGGGATTCCCGAGGCCCTGGCCTACTGGGAACGCTATGGTCAATTACTGGGGGTAGGGCTGGCTAATTTGCTCTACGTGCTCACGCCCCAGGCCGTGATTTTAGGGGGGGGCATTAGTGCCAGTGCCGACTATTTTTTACCGGCCCTGACGGCGGAAATTCAGGATCGAGTCTTGGCCCCAACACGGGAAGATCTGACCATTGTGGTGGCAGAATTGGGCAATCGAGCCGGTATGTTAGGAGCTGCCCGCCTAGCCTGGCAAAGTATCGGGAAGGGCTAA
- the bchB gene encoding ferredoxin:protochlorophyllide reductase (ATP-dependent) subunit B, with amino-acid sequence MKLAYWMYAGPAHIGTLRIASSFKNVHAIMHAPLGDDYFNVMRSMLERERDFTPVTASVVDRNVLARGSQEKVVNNIVRKDQEERPDLIVLTPTCTSSILQEDLKNFVDRAQMDAQGDVLLADVNHYRFNELQAADRTLQQIVQFYLDKARRQGELPTEKTATPSVNIIGLTTLGFHNNHDATELKRLMTDLGIQVNVVAPAGATVDQLKDLPKAWFNLCPYREVGQMTAQYLEREWGIPFVDITPMGVVETARCIRQIQTVLNAQGAGVDYEDYINEQTLFISQAAWFSRSIDCQNLTGKKAVVFGDNTHAAAMTKILAREMGIKVVLAGTYCKYDAEWFQGQVQGYCDDVLISDDNGAIADAIARLEPAAIFGTQMERHVGKRLDIPCGVIAAPIHIQNFPLGYKPFLGYEGTNQIADLVYNSFTLGMEDHLLEIFGGHDTKEVITKGISADSDLSWNKEAQAELNKIPGFVRGKVKRNTEKFARERRFAEITLEVMYAAKEAVGA; translated from the coding sequence ATGAAATTAGCCTACTGGATGTATGCGGGCCCGGCTCACATTGGTACTCTCCGCATTGCTAGCTCCTTTAAAAATGTCCATGCCATCATGCACGCACCCCTGGGGGACGATTACTTTAACGTCATGCGCTCGATGCTAGAGCGGGAACGCGATTTTACCCCCGTCACCGCCAGCGTGGTGGATCGCAATGTCCTGGCGCGGGGTTCCCAGGAAAAAGTGGTTAACAATATTGTCCGCAAAGACCAAGAGGAACGACCGGATCTGATCGTACTAACACCAACCTGTACCTCCAGTATTTTGCAGGAAGACCTGAAAAACTTTGTGGATCGGGCCCAGATGGATGCTCAGGGCGATGTCCTACTAGCGGATGTCAATCACTACCGCTTCAATGAACTCCAGGCCGCCGATCGTACCCTCCAACAGATTGTCCAGTTCTACTTAGACAAGGCCCGTCGTCAAGGGGAATTGCCGACCGAGAAAACCGCAACCCCTTCGGTCAATATCATTGGTCTGACTACCCTGGGTTTCCACAACAATCACGACGCGACGGAACTCAAGCGCTTGATGACGGATCTCGGCATTCAGGTGAACGTGGTGGCCCCCGCTGGCGCAACGGTTGACCAATTAAAAGATCTGCCCAAAGCCTGGTTTAATCTCTGTCCCTACCGGGAAGTGGGCCAAATGACGGCCCAGTATCTAGAGCGGGAATGGGGGATACCCTTTGTGGATATTACGCCCATGGGGGTGGTGGAAACAGCCCGCTGTATTCGTCAGATCCAAACGGTACTGAATGCCCAAGGGGCCGGGGTCGATTACGAAGACTACATCAATGAGCAAACCCTATTTATTTCCCAGGCGGCCTGGTTTTCCCGCTCCATCGATTGCCAAAATTTGACCGGGAAAAAAGCGGTGGTCTTTGGGGATAACACCCACGCCGCGGCCATGACCAAAATCCTAGCCCGAGAAATGGGAATTAAGGTGGTACTCGCGGGGACTTACTGCAAGTACGATGCTGAATGGTTCCAGGGCCAAGTCCAGGGCTATTGTGACGACGTTTTAATTAGCGATGATAACGGGGCCATTGCCGATGCTATTGCACGCTTGGAGCCTGCCGCTATTTTTGGAACCCAGATGGAACGTCATGTGGGCAAACGGCTCGATATTCCCTGCGGCGTGATTGCGGCTCCGATCCATATTCAAAACTTTCCCCTGGGCTACAAACCCTTCCTCGGCTACGAAGGCACCAATCAAATTGCCGACCTGGTCTATAACTCCTTTACCCTGGGCATGGAGGATCACCTCTTGGAAATCTTCGGTGGCCACGACACCAAGGAAGTCATTACCAAAGGCATTTCCGCCGACTCAGACCTGAGCTGGAACAAAGAGGCCCAGGCCGAATTGAATAAAATTCCGGGCTTTGTGCGGGGAAAAGTCAAGCGCAACACCGAGAAATTTGCTCGGGAGCGTCGGTTTGCTGAAATCACCCTAGAGGTGATGTACGCCGCCAAGGAGGCTGTCGGGGCCTAG
- a CDS encoding WGR domain-containing protein, with amino-acid sequence MTEQNTYLEFIDEASNAHKFYEVRVIGSTVTIRFGRLQTQGTIQVKTYATPEQAQAEANKKIREKQRKGYGLAPAPPVTPGPEATTTIAPISPLSEPAATTTVSPMTETPKPSNNSSAVLAQTPPTISLSQPAPSSLPLAPFSPARPPTPEMIRWRFDSGFPAFGLAVDENHCWLGNEKGQVFKLDHQGQVLQKYQLPDAVKCIVTDDIWLYVGCDNGNIYDLTGKFPYLAYEIERGLDLLWLDIYDGMLGVSDANGGLSKTDPEGEVLWNRLSGGRLGWMLCCDAQGFYHGHTKGVTMYEFETGRQAWHQATLGKVLFGCQNGDQLFVATSGKVVQSFRKTGEPLMTYPCEASVYCCTTDATGSYLYAADSSAFIYCFNQAGERLWKVATGNGSALSMQFFDQALYFVTNQGLMVGWDLQVKASPDSPPIQPLTPAPNLPSQGLVALETTTQKGPGVILECFRQGQQLRVHPLSEGYHRDWMVQFPRDLRREGDRYWVQELREAKQGGYYRTYGDIKRLVED; translated from the coding sequence ATGACGGAACAAAACACCTATCTTGAATTCATCGACGAAGCCAGTAACGCTCATAAATTCTATGAAGTGAGGGTGATCGGTTCGACCGTTACCATTCGTTTTGGCCGTCTCCAGACCCAGGGCACCATCCAAGTCAAAACCTACGCCACGCCCGAACAGGCCCAAGCCGAGGCCAACAAGAAAATTCGGGAAAAACAACGCAAGGGCTATGGTCTGGCCCCGGCTCCCCCAGTTACCCCAGGGCCAGAGGCAACAACGACCATTGCCCCTATTTCTCCACTCTCTGAGCCAGCGGCAACAACAACCGTTAGCCCGATGACCGAGACTCCTAAGCCGTCTAATAATTCCTCAGCTGTCCTGGCTCAGACCCCTCCCACTATTTCCTTAAGTCAACCGGCCCCTTCTTCCTTGCCCCTGGCACCCTTCTCTCCGGCCAGGCCCCCGACACCGGAGATGATCCGCTGGCGCTTTGATTCGGGCTTTCCGGCCTTTGGCCTGGCGGTGGATGAAAACCATTGTTGGCTCGGCAATGAAAAGGGCCAAGTGTTTAAGCTGGATCACCAGGGCCAGGTCTTGCAAAAATATCAACTACCCGACGCGGTGAAATGTATTGTCACTGATGATATTTGGCTCTACGTGGGCTGTGACAATGGCAATATCTATGACCTAACTGGCAAATTTCCCTACCTGGCCTATGAGATCGAACGGGGCCTGGATCTCCTCTGGCTAGACATCTACGACGGCATGCTAGGGGTTTCTGATGCCAATGGGGGCCTGAGTAAAACCGACCCCGAGGGGGAAGTCCTGTGGAATCGGCTGAGTGGGGGCCGACTGGGCTGGATGCTCTGCTGTGATGCCCAGGGCTTTTACCATGGCCATACCAAAGGTGTCACCATGTACGAGTTTGAGACGGGTCGTCAAGCGTGGCATCAGGCCACCCTGGGGAAAGTACTCTTTGGTTGTCAAAACGGCGATCAGCTATTTGTGGCGACGAGCGGTAAGGTCGTCCAGAGCTTTCGTAAGACCGGAGAACCGCTGATGACGTATCCTTGCGAAGCCTCGGTGTATTGCTGTACAACGGATGCGACCGGTTCCTACCTCTACGCGGCGGATAGCTCGGCTTTTATCTATTGTTTTAATCAGGCGGGGGAACGGCTTTGGAAAGTAGCAACGGGGAATGGTTCGGCCCTATCGATGCAATTTTTTGACCAGGCCCTGTATTTTGTGACCAACCAAGGCCTGATGGTGGGCTGGGATTTGCAGGTGAAGGCCTCACCGGACTCCCCCCCGATCCAACCCCTAACCCCCGCGCCCAATCTCCCCAGTCAAGGCCTAGTGGCCCTCGAAACGACGACACAAAAGGGCCCAGGGGTGATTCTGGAATGTTTTCGTCAGGGCCAGCAATTGCGGGTACATCCCCTCTCGGAGGGCTATCATCGGGATTGGATGGTGCAATTTCCGCGAGATTTGCGGAGGGAAGGAGACCGCTACTGGGTGCAGGAACTGCGGGAAGCTAAACAGGGCGGCTACTACCGCACCTACGGCGATATTAAACGTCTGGTGGAGGATTAA
- a CDS encoding response regulator translates to MFWKPIDSFSADQLDYQGSYDPTLVLLSIAIAIFTSYMAFLMAQSAESVPSRGLRTILLGFSGAVMGVGIWAMHFIGMLSFELPCPIRYHLGITVLSMLPAIAASIYVLGYLGRSQPTVKQLAWGAVWFGLGVGTMHYTGMAALSLHGNIYYEIPLFLLSIVVAVVLAWIALWCHFYAHRFFHQHNQYRLWSSALVMGLATTGMHYTAMTASHFICSPWADLLIQGIDIREVAIAVALVSILLTGGAMSIVLRESVVQRQQQKVLSDTEAWYHRILEHAPEGILILDAQGQIILTNPSLERIFGYSPGALIGQTIASLGLEDLLQQALPWRHSSETQGPVCLLEQQEFEVMATRRDGSTFPVEVGLASFPSLQQKDINIFASIHDISARHQAQQEILQQREHLQSILDRAPVGVAITIDGITRFANPHIIELVDLKVGDAPQKIYADPMEREQMLQELLQTGLSEGGFYKMYGPDGQLRDVMATFMTTVYEGQAGILGWLTDISKIKAAEAEMQRAKELAEEANQLKADFLANMSHEIRTPMNAIIGMTHLALKTDLTPRQREYLQKIQTSGQHLLGVINDILDFSKIEAGKLPMESIDFDLDKVLDNVSALISEKATDKGLELLFDIDRNLPRHFIGDPLRLGQILINYANNAVKFTETGDITIVVKLQEYRDEDVVLYLAVKDTGIGLKPEQMGNLFNSFQQADSSTTRRFGGTGLGLAICKRIAELMGGTVGVESEYSQGSTFWATICLRKSNLPPRRLVLSQDIEGKKVLIVDDNDHACLVMKDLLEPMKFVVDTVHSGREALALVIEKDTSANPYDLIFVDWQMPNMDGLEVARRLEIAGLHHPPSIFIVTAYGREELFVKAKTMGIVDVLVKPISPSVLFDSLARALGDTSGIATETRELRETLTEDWSLERLKRIRGARILLVEDNDVNQEVAAELLEDAGFLVDVAANGQIAVEKVHSSPYALVLMDMQMPEMDGVEATRIIRQNPDYDTLPIVAMTANVMEGDRQRCLEAGMNDHLGKPIEPDELWKKLLQWLPASSETPAPPEGSSGPGPTINEALALPQGIPGLNLEDGLRRVLGKQTLYLNMLRKFVAGQKSFEAEITTALDGEDTALAERLAHTLKGVAGNIGASEVQQAAACLEKAIKEGQPRREIEAYLAEVTFPLHQVIEALEAQLTPSSPTPTVLSQSPVDLAQVKSVCQRLAQLLQEDDAEAADFLQNHRDLLSQAFPGHYAAIAAGINAFDFEAALMALNLALTAETDSQPN, encoded by the coding sequence ATGTTTTGGAAACCGATTGATTCCTTCTCGGCTGACCAATTGGATTATCAAGGTTCCTACGACCCCACATTGGTCTTGCTCTCGATTGCCATCGCTATTTTTACCAGCTATATGGCCTTCTTGATGGCCCAGTCGGCGGAATCGGTACCCAGTAGAGGTTTACGGACGATTCTGTTGGGCTTCAGTGGGGCAGTAATGGGAGTCGGTATTTGGGCCATGCACTTCATCGGTATGCTCAGCTTTGAGTTGCCCTGTCCGATCCGCTATCACTTGGGCATTACCGTTCTGTCGATGCTCCCAGCCATCGCCGCCAGTATTTATGTCTTGGGTTATCTGGGCCGTAGTCAACCCACCGTCAAACAATTGGCCTGGGGAGCTGTTTGGTTTGGCCTCGGGGTCGGCACGATGCACTACACCGGGATGGCGGCCCTAAGCCTCCATGGCAACATTTACTACGAAATTCCCCTCTTTCTGCTCTCCATTGTTGTTGCCGTCGTTTTAGCCTGGATCGCCCTCTGGTGCCACTTCTACGCCCACCGATTTTTCCATCAGCACAACCAATATCGACTCTGGAGTTCCGCCTTGGTCATGGGCCTAGCAACGACGGGAATGCACTACACGGCCATGACCGCCTCCCATTTTATCTGTAGTCCCTGGGCAGACCTCTTGATTCAAGGGATTGATATCCGCGAAGTGGCCATCGCCGTTGCCTTGGTGAGCATTCTCCTGACGGGGGGAGCGATGTCCATTGTCCTGCGGGAAAGCGTGGTTCAGCGCCAACAGCAAAAAGTCCTTTCCGATACTGAAGCCTGGTACCATCGCATCCTTGAACACGCCCCCGAAGGAATCCTGATTTTGGATGCCCAGGGCCAGATTATTCTGACCAATCCCTCCCTGGAACGCATTTTTGGCTACAGCCCAGGAGCATTGATCGGGCAAACGATTGCTAGTCTCGGCCTCGAAGATCTCCTACAACAGGCCCTGCCGTGGCGCCATTCCAGCGAAACCCAGGGCCCGGTCTGTCTTCTAGAGCAACAGGAATTTGAGGTGATGGCTACCCGTCGTGATGGTTCAACGTTTCCCGTTGAAGTGGGCCTAGCGAGTTTTCCTTCCCTCCAACAAAAGGACATTAACATCTTCGCCTCTATCCATGACATTAGTGCGCGTCACCAAGCCCAGCAAGAAATTCTGCAACAGCGCGAACATCTGCAATCCATTCTCGACCGGGCCCCCGTGGGGGTGGCCATTACCATCGACGGCATCACACGCTTTGCCAATCCCCATATCATCGAGCTAGTGGATCTCAAGGTGGGAGATGCGCCCCAGAAAATCTATGCTGACCCCATGGAGCGAGAGCAGATGCTCCAGGAATTGTTGCAAACCGGTTTGAGCGAAGGGGGCTTTTATAAAATGTATGGCCCAGATGGTCAACTGCGGGATGTGATGGCCACCTTTATGACCACCGTCTACGAAGGCCAAGCGGGTATTTTGGGCTGGCTGACTGATATTAGTAAAATCAAGGCCGCCGAAGCGGAAATGCAACGGGCGAAGGAACTGGCCGAAGAAGCGAACCAACTCAAAGCGGATTTCCTCGCCAACATGAGTCACGAGATCCGTACCCCGATGAACGCCATTATTGGCATGACCCACCTGGCCCTGAAGACCGACCTCACCCCCCGTCAGCGGGAATATTTACAGAAAATTCAGACCTCGGGCCAGCATCTGTTGGGAGTGATCAACGACATCCTCGACTTTTCCAAAATTGAAGCCGGTAAACTGCCTATGGAAAGCATTGACTTCGACCTGGACAAGGTGCTGGATAATGTTTCGGCCTTGATTAGTGAAAAAGCCACGGATAAGGGTCTAGAGCTACTATTTGACATTGACCGCAATCTGCCCCGTCACTTTATCGGCGATCCCCTGCGTTTGGGACAAATTTTGATTAACTATGCCAACAATGCCGTTAAATTCACAGAGACAGGGGATATTACGATTGTCGTCAAATTGCAGGAATACCGTGACGAGGATGTCGTACTCTACCTCGCGGTGAAAGATACGGGCATTGGCCTCAAACCGGAACAAATGGGCAATCTTTTCAACAGTTTTCAACAGGCCGATAGCTCTACGACCCGTCGGTTTGGCGGAACTGGACTGGGTTTAGCTATTTGTAAGCGCATTGCTGAACTGATGGGGGGCACCGTCGGGGTTGAGAGTGAATACAGCCAGGGTAGTACTTTTTGGGCCACAATCTGCCTGCGCAAGAGTAACCTGCCGCCCCGTCGCCTGGTCTTAAGCCAAGATATAGAAGGGAAAAAAGTCTTGATTGTTGATGATAACGACCATGCCTGCTTGGTCATGAAAGACTTGCTGGAGCCGATGAAATTTGTGGTGGATACGGTTCACTCTGGTCGGGAAGCCTTAGCCCTTGTGATCGAGAAAGATACCAGTGCCAATCCCTACGACCTCATTTTTGTGGATTGGCAAATGCCCAATATGGACGGCTTGGAAGTCGCGCGTCGTCTTGAAATAGCCGGTCTTCACCATCCGCCCTCAATTTTCATTGTGACGGCCTATGGTCGGGAAGAACTGTTTGTTAAAGCGAAGACAATGGGTATCGTCGATGTCTTGGTAAAACCGATCAGCCCCTCCGTTTTGTTTGATAGTTTGGCCCGGGCCCTCGGAGATACTTCAGGGATCGCAACAGAAACGAGGGAACTTCGAGAAACCCTGACAGAAGACTGGTCCTTGGAAAGACTCAAGAGGATTCGGGGGGCCCGCATTCTCTTGGTGGAAGATAATGACGTTAATCAGGAAGTGGCAGCTGAGCTATTAGAAGACGCGGGCTTTTTAGTAGATGTCGCAGCTAATGGCCAGATTGCAGTGGAAAAAGTACACTCCTCCCCCTACGCCTTGGTACTGATGGATATGCAAATGCCGGAAATGGATGGCGTTGAAGCCACGAGGATCATTCGTCAAAACCCCGATTACGATACCTTGCCGATTGTGGCGATGACAGCCAATGTGATGGAAGGAGACCGACAACGTTGTTTGGAAGCCGGTATGAATGACCACCTCGGTAAACCGATTGAACCCGATGAACTCTGGAAAAAATTACTCCAGTGGCTCCCCGCTTCGTCCGAGACCCCAGCCCCCCCTGAGGGTTCCTCTGGCCCAGGGCCAACCATAAATGAAGCGCTGGCCCTTCCCCAGGGGATTCCTGGCCTCAACCTCGAAGACGGCCTGCGACGAGTCCTGGGCAAGCAAACGCTCTACCTCAATATGCTTCGTAAATTTGTAGCTGGGCAAAAGTCCTTTGAGGCCGAGATCACTACGGCCCTCGATGGGGAAGATACGGCCCTCGCGGAACGTCTGGCCCATACCCTCAAGGGAGTTGCTGGTAATATTGGGGCCAGTGAAGTGCAACAGGCCGCCGCCTGCCTGGAAAAAGCGATCAAGGAGGGCCAACCTCGACGGGAAATTGAGGCCTATCTCGCAGAGGTGACCTTTCCCCTGCATCAGGTGATCGAGGCCTTAGAAGCTCAACTAACACCGTCCTCCCCTACCCCTACTGTTCTCAGTCAATCCCCGGTGGATTTAGCACAAGTCAAATCTGTCTGTCAGCGCTTGGCCCAACTCCTCCAGGAGGATGATGCGGAGGCTGCGGATTTTCTGCAAAACCATCGTGATCTGCTTAGCCAGGCCTTTCCCGGCCATTATGCGGCTATCGCCGCTGGCATCAATGCCTTTGACTTTGAAGCCGCCCTGATGGCCCTGAATTTGGCCCTGACGGCAGAGACAGACTCACAACCAAATTAG
- a CDS encoding response regulator yields MTLIGSPLRLLGQQFSFTSSRHFTPLNQLMDTSSSPNLRATILVVDDSPDTLTLISGLLRDQYRVKIANRGEQALAIATTTPQPDLILLDIMMPEIDGYEVCTLLKAKASTQNIPVIFLTAKTEIEDEQYGFELGAVDYITKPVSPPILLARVKTHLNLKSAYDRLQRLLKFREDMVNMIVHDLRNPLSSILPITDTLLESPELPPERRQKMLQLIQTGGQQLHILVEDLLLKAKLESSTLSLKRQPTNLCDLCELALKELEAMAARKQIHLCTQFPLPPHRFINVDALLFRRAIENLITNAIKFSPSQSEITVSVHYPETKGAVISVADQGPGIESSLRECIFEKYEIGPTLDGVPQLGLGLAFCKIIVEAHASKISVADNPPQGSIFTIEIDH; encoded by the coding sequence GTGACTTTGATCGGTTCCCCACTCAGGTTATTGGGTCAGCAGTTCAGCTTTACCTCTAGCCGTCACTTCACTCCCCTCAATCAACTGATGGATACCTCCTCCTCCCCTAACCTGAGAGCAACCATTCTCGTTGTTGATGATTCCCCCGACACCTTGACCCTGATCAGTGGTTTACTCAGGGATCAATACCGCGTCAAAATTGCCAATCGAGGAGAACAGGCCCTGGCCATTGCCACTACTACGCCTCAGCCCGATCTGATCCTCTTGGACATTATGATGCCAGAGATAGACGGTTACGAAGTCTGTACTCTACTGAAGGCCAAGGCCTCAACCCAGAATATTCCAGTGATTTTCCTAACGGCTAAAACCGAGATTGAAGATGAGCAGTATGGCTTTGAACTGGGGGCTGTGGACTACATTACCAAACCCGTCAGTCCGCCCATTCTCTTGGCGCGGGTTAAAACTCACCTCAATCTCAAGAGTGCCTACGACCGTCTACAGCGTCTGCTTAAGTTTCGGGAAGATATGGTCAACATGATTGTCCATGACCTACGCAACCCCCTCTCCAGCATTCTGCCCATCACCGATACCCTCCTAGAGAGTCCGGAGCTGCCCCCAGAACGTCGGCAAAAAATGCTCCAGTTAATTCAAACCGGCGGCCAGCAACTGCACATCCTGGTAGAAGACCTCCTACTCAAAGCCAAATTAGAATCCAGTACCCTAAGCCTCAAGCGTCAGCCCACCAACCTCTGTGACCTCTGTGAGTTGGCCCTGAAGGAATTAGAGGCTATGGCCGCTCGCAAGCAAATCCACCTCTGCACCCAATTCCCCCTACCCCCCCACCGCTTCATCAACGTTGATGCTCTACTGTTTCGGCGGGCCATCGAAAACCTGATTACCAATGCCATTAAATTTTCCCCCTCCCAGAGTGAAATAACGGTTTCAGTCCATTATCCCGAAACAAAGGGAGCCGTCATTTCCGTCGCCGATCAAGGCCCAGGCATTGAAAGTAGTCTACGGGAATGTATCTTTGAAAAGTACGAAATTGGCCCTACCCTAGATGGTGTTCCCCAGCTTGGTTTGGGACTAGCCTTTTGCAAAATTATTGTTGAAGCTCACGCCAGTAAAATCAGTGTGGCCGATAATCCCCCTCAAGGCTCGATATTCACTATTGAAATTGATCACTAA